From one Heptranchias perlo isolate sHepPer1 chromosome X, sHepPer1.hap1, whole genome shotgun sequence genomic stretch:
- the LOC137307100 gene encoding histone H2A.J-like codes for MSGRGKTGGKARAKAKSRSSRAGLQFPVGRVHRHLRKGNYAERVGAGAPVYLAAVLEYLTAEILELAGNAARDNKKTRIIPRHLQLAIRNDEELNKLLGRVTIAQGGVLPNIQAVLLPKKTSNVSTKSK; via the coding sequence atgtctggaagaggaaaaaccggcggtaaagctcgggccaaggccaagtctcgctcatcccgggccggactgcagttccctgtgggccgtgttcacaggcacctgcgaaaggggaactacgctgaacgtgtgggtgccggagccccggtctatctggccgctgtgctcgagtatctgacggctgaaatcctcgagctggccggcaacgcggcccgggacaacaagaagacccgcatcatccccagacacctgcaactcgccatccgcaacgacgaggagctcaacaagctcctgggacgggtgaccatcgctcagggcggggtgctgcctaatatccaggccgtgctgctgccgaagaaaaccagcaatgtgagcaccaagagcaagtaa
- the LOC137307145 gene encoding histone H2B 1/2-like has product MPEDKKAAPKKGAKKTLSKAPGKGGKKRRKSRKESYSIYIYKVMKQVHPDTGISSKAMSIMNSFVTDIFERIAGEASRLAHYNKRATISSREIQTAVRLLLPGELAKHAVSEGTKAVTKYTSSK; this is encoded by the coding sequence atgcctgaggacaagaaagcagctcccaaaaagggcgccaagaaaaccttgagtaaagcaccgggcaagggcggcaagaagcggagaaagtcgaggaaagagagttactccatctacatctacaaagtgatgaagcaggttcaccccgacaccggcatctcgtccaaggccatgagcatcatgaactcctttgtgaccgacattttcgagcgcatcgcaggtgaggcttcccgcctggcccattacaacaagcgggcgactatcagctcccgggagatccagaccgccgtgcgcctgctgttgcccggggaactggccaagcacgccgtgtcagaagggacaaaggcggtgaccaaatacaccagctccaagtaa